In Oncorhynchus kisutch isolate 150728-3 linkage group LG5, Okis_V2, whole genome shotgun sequence, a genomic segment contains:
- the LOC109875761 gene encoding zinc finger protein 239-like, with protein sequence MRLLSYPPSKEEGDITVKQEVEGEAVTVKDEEEAFRVKEEEDVTVKGEDEAVYGVKEEGEMTVTSEEEEETGYLGPVSQTHLKAPNGSNNEFSHKMVLRNRSLINTRERRDYCGSSGEPQQLHDADEAEKSLSRSEHLKKHLQRSTGKRTHCCSDCGKRFTSSGIKIHQRIHTGEKPYGCGQCGKRFTTSGSLTLHQRIHTGEKPYSCGQCGKSFTSSSSLTQHQRIHTGDKPYSCVQCGKSFTESGGLTIHQRTHTGEKPYRCDQCGKSFGQSGHLTVHQRIHTGENSYNCDQCGKSFTTSNHLIVHQRTHTGEKSHSCDQCDKRYSDKRHLIKHQKIHIMKQLLHVSLNYPT encoded by the exons ATGAGGTTACTAAGCTACCCTCCTTCTAAAGAGGAGGGAgatatcacagtaaaacaagaagtagagggtgaggccgTTACTGTGAAAGATGAGGAAGAGGCGTttagagtgaaagag gaggaggatgttacagtaaaagggGAGGATGAAGCAGTttatggagtgaaagaggagggggagatgactgttacatcggaagaggaggaggaaactggatatctCGGCCCAGTTTCCCAAACGCATCTTAAGGCACCCAATGGTTCTAACAATGAATTTAGCCATAAGATGGTTTTGAGAAACCgttccctgattaacacta gagagagacgggactattgtggatcctctggggagcctcaacaacttCATGATGCTgatgaggcagagaagagtctctccagatcagaacacctcaagaaacacctgcagagatccacagggaagagaactcactgctgctctgactgtgggaagagattcacctcatcaggcattaaaattcatcagaggatccacactggagagaaaccttatggctgtggtcaatgtgggaagagatttactACATCTGGTtctctgactctacaccagagaatacacacaggagagaaaccttatagctgtggtcaatgtgggaagagttttacctCATCTAGCAGTttgactcaacaccagagaatacacacaggagataaaccttatagctgtgtacaatgtgggaagagttttactgaGTCTGGTGGtctgactatacaccagagaacacacacaggagagaaaccttacaggtgtgatcaatgtgggaagagttttggtcaATCTGGCCATCTGACAgtgcaccagagaatacacacaggagagaactCCTATAACTGTgatcaatgtggaaagagttttactacatctaacCATCTtattgtacaccagagaacacacacaggggagaaatctcatagctgtgatcaatgtgacaagagatactctgataaaagacatctgatcaaacatcagaaaatacatatcatgaaacaactccttcatgtatcATTGAACTATCCCACTTAG
- the LOC116374177 gene encoding U2 snRNP-associated SURP motif-containing protein-like produces the protein MMNNTDELSYFLSGIIEQQQPLDSILDDDQPLDGIPDDDQPLDGIPDDDQPLDGIPDDDQPLDGIPDDDHLDSSDEELITNGAVKKWNIKATGHDISRAVGDHLKPLVEPGVVFTTPPRLQQA, from the exons ATGATGAACAACACTGATGAACTGAGTTACTTCCTGTCTGGAATAATAGAGCAGCAGCAACCTCTGGATAGTATACTGGACGATGACCAACCTCTGGATGGTATACCGGACGATGACCAACCTCTGGATGGTATACCGGACGATGACCAAcctctggatggtataccagATGATGACCAACCTCTGGATGGTATACCGGACGATGACCATTTGGACAGTTCAGATGAAGAACTGATCACAAATG gggcagtcaagaaatggaacATCAAGGCCACAGGacatgacataagcagagctgtgggagaccacctcaagcccctggtagagccgggggtggtgtttaccactcCACCACGCCTTCAGCAGGCTTGA